In the genome of Patescibacteria group bacterium, one region contains:
- a CDS encoding TIGR00730 family Rossman fold protein, translated as MNEETQKTTVNLPPKELNIEPITLHEVDEEITKRISRIEQEFKRGFDFIKTQPKTVTFFGSARFPEDNEHYQRARRIAYKLAKEGYSIVTGGGPGIMEAANRGAFEAEGPSLGLTIKLPNEQVRNPYLTDTVEFYYFFTRKVAMTFSAEAYLMFPGGFGTFDETFEILTLVQTNKIEKLPIILVGESFWNPVINAMKQVMLDENQAIDQADLSLFTITDDEDRIVEIVKAAPIRTGVRAKPLDADGRAQT; from the coding sequence ATGAATGAAGAAACCCAGAAGACGACAGTAAATCTTCCTCCAAAGGAGCTCAACATTGAACCAATTACGCTTCATGAGGTTGATGAAGAAATAACCAAGCGTATTTCTCGTATTGAACAAGAATTTAAGCGAGGCTTTGATTTTATTAAAACTCAACCAAAAACTGTAACCTTTTTCGGATCAGCACGATTTCCTGAAGATAATGAACACTATCAGCGTGCACGCCGAATTGCCTATAAATTGGCAAAAGAAGGATACTCAATAGTGACTGGTGGAGGTCCTGGAATTATGGAAGCTGCTAATCGAGGGGCATTTGAAGCAGAAGGACCATCACTTGGACTTACTATCAAGCTTCCCAATGAACAAGTTCGCAATCCTTATCTTACTGATACTGTAGAGTTTTACTATTTCTTCACTCGAAAAGTAGCTATGACATTTTCTGCAGAGGCTTATCTTATGTTCCCTGGCGGATTTGGAACTTTTGATGAAACTTTCGAAATCCTAACACTGGTTCAAACAAATAAGATCGAAAAACTTCCTATTATTTTAGTTGGAGAGAGTTTTTGGAATCCAGTAATAAATGCAATGAAACAAGTTATGCTTGATGAAAATCAGGCCATAGATCAAGCAGATCTAAGTCTCTTTACTATTACTGATGATGAAGATCGAATAGTTGAAATTGTAAAAGCTGCTCCAATTCGAACGGGAGTACGAGCTAAACCTTTAGATGCTGATGGAAGAGCTCAGACATAA
- the rsmG gene encoding 16S rRNA (guanine(527)-N(7))-methyltransferase RsmG: MENTMEPLISGAEKLGIRIKADQLEKFTILLNTLLEWNKTMNLTGITDPKEVIIKHFLDSLTVLPHIPNNARTYIDVGTGAGFPGLVVAIMKPKLNITLLEAAAKKVSYLEACITALELDPENVQSIHGRAEDLAKMPEFRESFDIGTARAVALLPTLSEYVLPLIKKDGIFIAQKKAGTDEVDQASNAIKLLGAEVESSQALNLEELPERQIIIIKKISKTPDMYPRRSGMPLKKPLV, translated from the coding sequence ATGGAAAATACTATGGAACCCTTAATTTCAGGCGCTGAAAAACTTGGAATTCGTATAAAAGCAGATCAATTAGAGAAGTTTACTATACTTTTGAATACTCTTTTGGAATGGAATAAGACTATGAATCTTACGGGAATAACTGATCCTAAAGAAGTGATTATCAAGCATTTCCTAGATTCACTCACCGTGCTTCCTCATATTCCAAACAATGCTCGTACATATATTGATGTGGGAACTGGTGCAGGTTTCCCAGGACTTGTGGTGGCAATCATGAAGCCAAAACTAAACATTACTCTTTTAGAAGCAGCTGCAAAAAAGGTATCTTACCTGGAAGCATGTATTACTGCTTTAGAATTGGATCCTGAAAACGTGCAGTCAATTCACGGCAGAGCTGAAGATCTTGCAAAGATGCCAGAATTTCGAGAATCATTTGATATTGGAACTGCACGAGCTGTAGCACTCCTTCCAACACTTTCTGAATATGTACTTCCACTTATTAAAAAAGATGGTATTTTTATTGCTCAGAAAAAAGCAGGGACTGATGAGGTTGATCAAGCTTCTAATGCTATTAAACTTTTGGGAGCTGAAGTAGAGTCTTCACAAGCACTTAATCTCGAAGAATTACCTGAACGACAAATTATAATCATCAAAAAGATTTCAAAAACTCCCGACATGTATCCACGCCGATCAGGAATGCCACTTAAGAAGCCACTGGTATAA
- the tgt gene encoding tRNA guanosine(34) transglycosylase Tgt — protein MGIQFTILKKLEGKMGRVGTIETPNGVINTPAFVTVGTKATVKALTPEMVASVGAEVVLANTYHLFLQPGDEIVKAAGGFGKFMNWHGPTMTDSGGFQVFSLGAAYGNNLGKISNTKKSKELLLPEAGNDQDEEEKKPRLVEIDHDGVMFRSHLNGDAHYFTPEKSMQIQHNLGADMIFAFDECTSPEESIHYQAKALDRTHRWAKKSLEYHVKANTGQALFGIVQGGREESLRKESARVLADMEVDGKKFDGFGIGGSFAKEDMNTVVEWVNGILPEEKPRHLLGIGEPLDLFGAVENGCDLFDCVTPTRLGRNGTIYTKAGKIHISNAEYTTDFTPIEDDCACYACKNYTKAYIAHLFKAKEMLAGTLASVHNLHFLVKLVKGMRQAIIDGDFEEYKTNFLKEYKT, from the coding sequence ATGGGTATACAATTCACTATTTTAAAGAAACTTGAAGGCAAAATGGGCCGCGTAGGTACTATTGAAACTCCAAATGGCGTCATTAATACTCCAGCATTTGTAACAGTAGGCACAAAAGCTACAGTTAAAGCATTAACTCCAGAGATGGTTGCTTCTGTTGGTGCTGAAGTTGTTCTTGCAAATACCTATCATCTTTTCTTGCAGCCTGGAGATGAGATTGTAAAAGCTGCAGGAGGCTTTGGAAAATTTATGAACTGGCATGGACCTACCATGACTGATTCAGGAGGATTTCAAGTTTTCTCTCTGGGTGCTGCATATGGAAATAACTTAGGAAAGATTTCTAATACAAAAAAGAGCAAAGAATTATTATTGCCAGAAGCTGGGAATGATCAGGATGAAGAAGAGAAGAAACCTAGATTAGTAGAAATCGATCACGACGGCGTGATGTTTCGATCTCATTTAAATGGTGACGCTCACTATTTTACTCCTGAAAAATCCATGCAGATTCAGCACAATCTTGGTGCAGATATGATTTTTGCATTTGATGAATGTACATCGCCAGAAGAGTCTATTCATTATCAAGCAAAGGCCTTAGATAGAACTCATCGCTGGGCAAAGAAAAGTTTGGAATATCATGTGAAGGCAAATACTGGTCAAGCACTTTTTGGAATTGTACAGGGAGGACGAGAGGAATCTTTACGAAAAGAAAGTGCACGCGTACTTGCAGATATGGAAGTGGATGGCAAAAAATTTGATGGCTTTGGTATTGGAGGATCATTTGCAAAAGAAGATATGAATACAGTTGTAGAGTGGGTGAATGGAATTTTGCCTGAAGAAAAGCCACGTCATCTTCTTGGTATTGGTGAGCCCTTAGATTTATTTGGAGCAGTTGAGAATGGCTGTGATCTTTTTGATTGCGTGACACCAACTCGTTTAGGTCGCAACGGAACTATTTACACAAAAGCAGGGAAGATACATATTAGCAATGCAGAATACACAACAGACTTTACTCCAATTGAAGACGACTGCGCGTGTTATGCCTGTAAAAATTATACTAAAGCGTATATAGCTCATTTATTTAAGGCAAAAGAAATGCTCGCTGGAACATTGGCATCTGTGCACAATTTGCATTTCTTAGTGAAGCTCGTAAAAGGCATGCGACAAGCTATTATTGATGGAGATTTTGAGGAATATAAGACTAACTTTTTGAAAGAGTATAAAACATAA
- a CDS encoding ATP-binding cassette domain-containing protein: MQENSAITIKNLTKSYGKLKVLEGININVPKGTMLALLGPNGAGKTTTVKILSTLIKPDGGEVVVNGFNVVDDAYEVRKSIGLTGQYAAVDEVLTGWENLEMMGRLYHLSKEQSKKRAGELLEQFDLLDAAGRAAKTYSGGMRRRLDLAASLIAVPPIVFLDEPTTGLDPRSRIAMWEVIEKLKKDGTTILLTTQYLEEADKLADRIAVINHGKVIAEGTSDELKAMVGKERLELVLAKNSNFEKAVSIVNHADAVLDKEDRAITVPVNNSVADVKRMLDMFEKEGIQIESLSLHKPTLDDVFLKLTGKQTQ, from the coding sequence ATGCAAGAAAACTCAGCAATTACAATTAAAAATCTTACCAAGTCATACGGTAAACTAAAAGTATTGGAAGGTATTAATATTAATGTTCCTAAAGGCACAATGTTGGCTTTACTTGGACCAAACGGAGCAGGTAAAACAACTACGGTTAAAATTTTAAGTACGCTTATTAAACCCGATGGCGGCGAAGTTGTTGTTAATGGCTTTAATGTCGTTGACGATGCTTACGAAGTACGAAAGTCTATTGGTCTCACTGGTCAGTATGCTGCTGTTGATGAAGTTCTCACCGGATGGGAGAACTTAGAAATGATGGGGCGTTTGTATCATCTTTCAAAAGAGCAAAGTAAGAAACGAGCAGGAGAATTGCTTGAGCAATTCGATCTTTTAGATGCTGCGGGAAGAGCTGCAAAGACATACTCTGGTGGTATGCGACGACGATTGGATCTTGCTGCAAGCTTGATTGCTGTACCTCCTATCGTTTTTCTTGATGAACCTACTACAGGTCTCGATCCACGAAGTAGAATTGCCATGTGGGAAGTTATCGAAAAGCTTAAGAAAGATGGAACAACTATTTTGCTTACCACTCAGTATTTGGAAGAAGCAGATAAATTGGCAGATCGAATTGCTGTGATCAACCATGGCAAAGTAATTGCTGAAGGAACTTCTGATGAACTTAAAGCGATGGTAGGTAAAGAGCGACTTGAATTAGTTCTTGCCAAAAATAGCAACTTTGAAAAGGCTGTAAGTATTGTAAATCATGCTGATGCTGTACTTGATAAAGAAGATCGAGCAATTACCGTGCCTGTAAACAATAGTGTGGCCGATGTAAAACGAATGCTTGATATGTTTGAGAAAGAGGGAATCCAGATCGAAAGTCTTTCATTACACAAGCCAACCCTTGATGATGTATTTCTAAAACTTACTGGTAAACAAACTCAATAA
- a CDS encoding plastocyanin/azurin family copper-binding protein, producing the protein MNSRIIIIAIISALVFVGIVAVVNMQSRELDVPITNMNSTSTPMTTSNASTTMMHDDMENMDDMNAATSSVQATTSVKATTPKPTPSTTKPTTPIVKSTSNSVAVSIKGYDYWPKTLSVKKGTMVTWTNEDIAKHTVTGSNGGPASAFFGKGETYSYTFNETGTFEYFCEPHPYMKATVVVTQ; encoded by the coding sequence ATGAACTCTAGAATAATAATTATAGCAATCATAAGTGCCCTAGTTTTTGTAGGTATAGTAGCAGTTGTAAATATGCAGTCTCGAGAACTTGATGTTCCTATAACAAATATGAATAGCACAAGCACTCCAATGACAACTTCAAATGCATCTACAACAATGATGCATGATGATATGGAAAATATGGATGATATGAATGCTGCTACAAGTTCAGTGCAAGCAACAACCTCAGTTAAAGCTACTACTCCTAAGCCAACTCCTTCAACCACAAAACCAACAACACCAATTGTAAAATCTACTTCAAATTCTGTTGCCGTGAGTATTAAAGGCTATGACTATTGGCCTAAAACACTCAGTGTAAAGAAAGGCACAATGGTAACATGGACAAATGAAGATATTGCAAAGCACACAGTTACTGGGTCAAATGGAGGCCCCGCAAGTGCATTCTTTGGAAAGGGTGAGACATACTCATATACTTTTAATGAGACTGGAACATTTGAATATTTCTGTGAGCCACATCCATATATGAAAGCTACAGTAGTTGTAACTCAGTAA
- a CDS encoding peptidoglycan-binding domain-containing protein codes for MKKLLVSSLVVALVFSFTGAQMVSAHATTINSDLMVGSRGADVVTLQTYLMEHEYMSPTVKGYFGALTKAGVMQYQETQKLPVTGKFDAATRAKLSGGAVTTPSSSASMSAGMPNTMTKAADLRVLLNALEHEHVDLASAAVRAGFDGHKSFEAAAGQLDKNSVDLSKAVGSIYGADAEAKFLQIWRSHIGFFVDYTVAAKAGDKAGMDKAVANLGGYVDAISDFFSQANPNLPREAVHQLVSAHVGHLKAAVDTYGAGDFAGSYKNQHDAFVQIGSIADALSGAIVKQNPSKF; via the coding sequence ATGAAAAAATTATTAGTTAGTTCATTAGTTGTAGCTCTTGTTTTCAGTTTTACTGGAGCACAAATGGTTTCAGCACATGCAACAACAATCAATAGTGATCTTATGGTTGGATCACGGGGTGCAGATGTTGTAACACTCCAGACATATCTCATGGAACATGAATACATGTCACCAACAGTAAAAGGATATTTTGGAGCACTTACTAAGGCTGGTGTGATGCAATACCAAGAGACACAAAAACTTCCAGTTACAGGAAAGTTTGATGCTGCAACCCGAGCAAAGCTTTCTGGTGGTGCCGTAACTACTCCATCATCTTCAGCGTCTATGTCAGCAGGAATGCCAAACACTATGACAAAAGCGGCAGATCTACGAGTTCTACTTAATGCTTTAGAGCATGAACACGTTGATCTCGCATCTGCAGCAGTTCGAGCTGGATTTGATGGTCATAAGAGTTTCGAAGCAGCTGCAGGACAGCTTGATAAGAACTCAGTTGATCTTTCAAAGGCTGTTGGATCAATCTACGGAGCAGATGCAGAAGCAAAGTTCCTTCAGATCTGGAGAAGCCATATTGGATTCTTTGTTGATTACACAGTAGCAGCAAAGGCAGGAGATAAAGCTGGAATGGATAAAGCTGTAGCAAACCTTGGAGGATATGTTGATGCTATTTCCGATTTCTTCTCACAGGCAAATCCAAACCTCCCACGAGAAGCAGTTCATCAGCTTGTAAGTGCCCATGTTGGACACCTTAAAGCCGCAGTAGATACATACGGAGCAGGAGATTTTGCTGGATCATACAAGAATCAGCATGATGCTTTCGTTCAGATCGGATCTATTGCAGATGCGCTTTCAGGAGCTATCGTAAAGCAGAACCCATCAAAGTTCTAA
- a CDS encoding CapA family protein, with product MYRTPSTFVASLESGTSAPIASSTTPQSFSVLFVGDVMVGRHVELLMDTNGDEYPFTNISGLLQSVDTVVANLEGPVVTNHVRTPSNGFGFTFEKRMPALLAKHNISIVSLANNHTYDQGIEGYNETRSYLEKAGIISVGHPRTISENYVVRTKIKNQPFVFIGFNMTNPSFDYAQATAFTQNFSKNPQDIVVAMIHGGEEYKLVSNTSQQNFYRSLIDAGVTSVIAHHPHVVQEIESYKGKLIFYSLGNFIFDQYFSKDVEQGLAVKMNVTPGTTPNLSFDLIPLQSKRSVQGVMDDTNKKPFLEALAKRSSASLKDQIVSGLLK from the coding sequence ATGTATCGTACACCTAGTACATTTGTTGCTAGTTTGGAATCAGGTACTTCTGCACCTATAGCAAGTAGTACTACACCTCAGTCATTTTCTGTACTCTTTGTAGGAGATGTAATGGTTGGTCGACATGTAGAACTTTTGATGGATACAAATGGAGATGAGTATCCATTTACAAATATTTCAGGATTATTGCAAAGTGTAGATACTGTAGTGGCAAATCTTGAGGGACCCGTTGTTACAAATCATGTACGCACTCCATCAAATGGTTTTGGATTTACGTTTGAAAAAAGAATGCCAGCACTTTTGGCAAAACATAATATTAGTATCGTATCTCTTGCCAATAATCATACCTATGATCAAGGTATTGAAGGATATAATGAAACTCGAAGTTATTTGGAAAAAGCAGGAATTATTTCTGTAGGCCATCCACGAACTATTAGTGAAAATTATGTCGTTCGTACAAAAATAAAAAATCAGCCATTTGTATTCATTGGCTTTAATATGACAAATCCAAGTTTTGATTACGCTCAAGCTACCGCATTTACTCAAAACTTTTCAAAAAATCCTCAAGATATAGTTGTTGCTATGATTCATGGTGGCGAAGAATATAAACTTGTCTCCAATACTTCACAACAAAATTTTTATAGAAGTCTTATAGATGCTGGTGTTACTAGTGTTATTGCCCATCATCCTCATGTTGTGCAAGAAATAGAAAGTTATAAAGGCAAGCTTATCTTTTATTCTCTAGGTAATTTTATATTTGATCAGTATTTTTCAAAAGATGTTGAGCAAGGTTTGGCTGTAAAAATGAATGTAACTCCGGGCACTACACCAAATCTCAGTTTTGATTTAATCCCGCTTCAGAGCAAACGCAGTGTGCAGGGAGTAATGGATGACACTAATAAAAAGCCCTTCTTAGAAGCACTTGCTAAGCGGTCGTCAGCATCTCTTAAAGACCAAATAGTGTCAGGGTTGCTAAAATAG
- a CDS encoding metalloregulator ArsR/SmtB family transcription factor produces MTDFCKKIQKLGKGISSPSRYRILELLMTGPKTVSELVINIKLTQPAVSQHLATLRTCGLVESSKKGQEVYYTLDTRQMLTVLKVLTDDVQKCKNA; encoded by the coding sequence ATGACGGATTTCTGCAAAAAAATTCAAAAGCTCGGAAAGGGAATTTCTAGCCCATCACGATATAGAATTTTGGAGCTTCTTATGACAGGACCAAAGACGGTAAGTGAGCTTGTGATAAATATTAAACTCACTCAGCCAGCTGTATCACAGCATCTTGCTACACTTCGCACCTGCGGCCTCGTGGAAAGCTCAAAAAAGGGTCAGGAAGTGTATTACACTCTCGATACAAGACAAATGCTCACCGTGCTCAAAGTGCTTACTGACGACGTGCAGAAGTGCAAAAATGCCTAA
- a CDS encoding histidine kinase dimerization/phospho-acceptor domain-containing protein translates to MMFKYPEIPDDFLQEIRSPLAAFKLGLELLEQEKIGPLNRKQKEILDVMDESIRKMLMLVGPRLS, encoded by the coding sequence ATGATGTTTAAGTATCCAGAAATTCCAGATGATTTCTTACAGGAAATCCGCTCACCTTTAGCGGCCTTTAAACTTGGCTTGGAATTATTGGAACAAGAAAAAATTGGACCTCTCAATAGAAAGCAAAAAGAAATTTTAGATGTTATGGATGAATCGATCCGAAAGATGTTGATGCTTGTTGGTCCTAGGCTTTCATAA
- a CDS encoding ABC transporter permease — MQKTTHSRLYWVMSDCWVLINRSIKHIFKNLDQLMSLAIQPVMFMLLFRYVFGGAINTGGTSYVNFLVAGILIQMAAFGAMTTSISVATDLKRGIIDRFRSLPMASSTVLVGHVVADLVRNVISSAVLILVAFLIGFRPTATFTEWLMILALVLLFTFAISWLSAVLGLLAKSVEAVQWMGFVAVFPLTFASSAFVPTEGMPKVLKIFAENQPVTHVIEAIRGYMVGTPVGNHATMAIIWCVAVTAIAIPLSGYLFRRYSSV, encoded by the coding sequence ATGCAAAAAACAACACATTCACGTTTATATTGGGTCATGAGTGATTGCTGGGTACTCATAAATAGAAGTATTAAGCACATCTTCAAGAATCTCGACCAGCTTATGTCGTTGGCAATTCAGCCTGTGATGTTTATGTTGCTATTCCGCTATGTTTTCGGCGGTGCGATTAATACTGGAGGAACAAGTTATGTAAACTTTCTTGTTGCTGGAATTCTTATTCAAATGGCGGCATTCGGAGCAATGACCACATCAATTAGTGTGGCTACAGATCTTAAGCGAGGTATCATCGATCGTTTCCGATCACTTCCTATGGCAAGTTCAACTGTTCTTGTGGGGCACGTTGTTGCTGATCTCGTACGAAACGTAATCTCATCTGCAGTGCTTATTCTTGTTGCATTCCTTATAGGCTTTCGACCAACAGCCACATTTACAGAATGGCTCATGATCCTCGCATTAGTTCTTTTATTTACTTTTGCAATCTCTTGGCTCTCAGCTGTGTTGGGCCTCTTAGCTAAATCTGTTGAAGCTGTGCAGTGGATGGGATTTGTTGCCGTATTTCCTTTAACATTCGCAAGTAGTGCATTCGTACCTACAGAAGGCATGCCAAAGGTTTTGAAAATCTTTGCAGAAAATCAGCCGGTGACACATGTGATCGAAGCGATTCGAGGATATATGGTAGGAACTCCTGTGGGCAATCACGCAACCATGGCAATCATCTGGTGTGTAGCCGTTACTGCAATTGCAATTCCACTTTCTGGATATCTTTTCCGACGATATTCTTCTGTTTAA
- a CDS encoding response regulator transcription factor, whose amino-acid sequence MKILLIEDDISLNTSLKASLGASGYAVTAFSEGNAGEKHVLLNSMDYDLLILDWMLPGKSGVEICVSVREHKITTPILMLTGRDETSDKVNALDSGADDYLTKPFSLEELLARVRALLRRPKESLPTEIAYGDITMNPSTRKVFREGKEIPLTLKEFNILEYFLRHPNQVVTRDEVLDHVWDYNFSSLSNIMDVHINNLRKKLNKGKKENCIETVRGIGYKFSQ is encoded by the coding sequence ATGAAGATTTTACTTATAGAAGATGATATTTCGCTTAATACCTCGCTTAAAGCGAGTTTGGGGGCGTCTGGATATGCTGTAACTGCTTTCTCTGAAGGAAATGCGGGAGAGAAGCATGTACTCTTAAATTCTATGGACTATGATCTCTTGATATTGGACTGGATGCTACCTGGTAAATCGGGTGTGGAAATCTGTGTAAGTGTACGAGAACACAAAATTACTACTCCAATATTGATGCTTACAGGACGGGATGAAACCAGTGATAAAGTAAATGCACTGGATTCTGGAGCGGATGATTACCTTACAAAACCATTTTCATTAGAAGAACTATTAGCTCGTGTACGAGCCCTACTACGTCGCCCAAAAGAATCTCTACCTACAGAAATTGCATATGGAGATATTACTATGAATCCTTCAACTCGAAAGGTATTTCGCGAAGGAAAAGAAATCCCTCTTACACTTAAAGAGTTTAATATTTTGGAATATTTTTTGCGACATCCAAATCAAGTAGTTACACGAGATGAAGTGCTTGATCATGTGTGGGACTATAATTTTAGCTCACTCAGCAATATTATGGACGTACACATCAATAACCTTAGAAAGAAACTTAATAAGGGCAAAAAAGAAAACTGCATTGAAACCGTCAGAGGTATTGGTTATAAATTTTCACAATAA
- a CDS encoding FKBP-type peptidyl-prolyl cis-trans isomerase yields the protein MKLSKIEWITLGFGLLVVLAIVVPIIYSRSMPKIAENGKTVSVHYVGTLQDGTKFDSSRDRGEPIEFVLGAGMVIKGWEEGILGMKVGEKKNLVIPPEKGYGAQAVGPIPANSTLLFEVELMDVK from the coding sequence ATGAAATTATCAAAAATAGAGTGGATTACCTTAGGTTTTGGATTATTAGTAGTCCTAGCCATTGTCGTCCCAATAATTTACTCACGCAGTATGCCTAAGATTGCAGAAAATGGAAAAACAGTGAGCGTGCACTATGTTGGTACGCTTCAGGACGGTACAAAATTTGATAGTTCTCGAGACCGTGGTGAACCTATTGAATTTGTTCTTGGTGCAGGTATGGTTATTAAGGGATGGGAAGAGGGAATTCTTGGTATGAAAGTTGGAGAAAAGAAGAATCTCGTAATTCCACCAGAAAAAGGATACGGAGCTCAAGCCGTTGGTCCAATTCCAGCAAATTCAACACTTCTATTTGAAGTTGAGTTGATGGACGTTAAATAA
- a CDS encoding nucleoside monophosphate kinase produces MRNAESANGTVILLVGYPGCGKGTQGSKILEALDWPSINVGDECRNISPSTELGQLVHGYSSQGLLVPDQILLPRIYRPALDRIPPGNRVDDGVPRNINQYQHLRRWTDERNDGNIIVFNIEVSASAAKARMESRRRKGETIDVIDRRIEEFERDFPPLRAELERAHDAHELNFITIGGERPLDTIFKEIYEWLKQLKVVAA; encoded by the coding sequence TTGAGAAATGCTGAATCGGCTAATGGCACGGTTATCCTACTTGTAGGTTATCCGGGCTGTGGCAAAGGTACCCAGGGTTCGAAGATCTTGGAAGCGTTGGACTGGCCCTCGATCAATGTGGGGGATGAGTGTCGCAACATCTCACCAAGCACTGAACTTGGGCAGCTCGTGCACGGATACTCGTCGCAGGGTCTTCTCGTTCCAGATCAGATCCTGCTGCCAAGGATCTACCGACCTGCACTCGATAGGATCCCTCCGGGGAACCGTGTTGACGATGGAGTTCCGCGTAACATCAATCAGTATCAGCACCTGAGGCGCTGGACTGATGAGCGTAACGATGGAAACATCATCGTCTTCAACATCGAGGTTTCGGCTAGCGCTGCTAAGGCTCGAATGGAGAGCCGTCGGCGTAAGGGCGAGACCATAGATGTAATCGATCGGCGGATCGAGGAATTTGAGCGGGACTTCCCGCCGCTCCGTGCAGAGCTTGAAAGAGCACATGATGCTCATGAGCTCAACTTCATCACCATAGGCGGTGAACGGCCACTCGATACGATCTTTAAGGAGATCTACGAGTGGCTCAAGCAGCTGAAAGTGGTGGCAGCATAA
- a CDS encoding SdpI family protein, with product MKTSLSRSITFALLVLSFIAGSYFYPRFPEQVVTHWNLVGEADGYSTPFAAAYFLPILSLMLYVVFKLLPKIDPRKDMYAAFKETYNLIVVSVIVFLTIMHLLVGFYGLGYTIPIHIVVPIMVGALFITLGSYFGKIKNNWFVGVRNPWTLSHAKVWDKTHAFSGKLFVIAGVLFIGMAFIPNQYITPLFIAIIAGIIIIPNIYSYIIYGK from the coding sequence ATGAAAACATCATTATCTCGAAGTATTACATTTGCACTTTTAGTACTATCATTTATAGCGGGTTCGTATTTCTATCCACGGTTTCCAGAACAAGTAGTTACACATTGGAATTTGGTTGGGGAAGCAGATGGATATAGTACGCCGTTTGCTGCTGCATATTTTTTGCCAATATTGAGCTTGATGTTGTATGTGGTTTTTAAACTCCTTCCAAAAATTGATCCACGAAAAGATATGTACGCAGCTTTTAAAGAGACATACAATCTTATAGTTGTATCAGTGATTGTTTTCCTTACAATCATGCATCTTTTAGTAGGCTTTTATGGTTTAGGTTACACTATCCCAATACATATCGTTGTCCCAATCATGGTAGGGGCATTGTTTATAACATTAGGAAGTTATTTTGGAAAAATTAAAAATAATTGGTTTGTGGGAGTGCGCAATCCTTGGACACTCTCTCATGCTAAAGTTTGGGACAAAACCCATGCATTTTCGGGTAAGCTTTTTGTAATTGCTGGGGTCTTATTCATTGGTATGGCCTTTATTCCAAACCAGTATATAACCCCACTTTTTATTGCAATTATCGCTGGAATAATTATTATCCCAAATATCTATTCATATATAATTTATGGAAAGTAA
- a CDS encoding 4a-hydroxytetrahydrobiopterin dehydratase: MEELRHKKCVPCEKGGKALEPDAIHELHHRVKGWDVVDHKEIKKTLSFIDFKHAISFVQEVADLAEYEGHHPDLNIFGWNKLTITLSTHSVKGLTENDFIMAAKIDQLLAESEEIEQ; encoded by the coding sequence ATGGAAGAGCTCAGACATAAAAAATGTGTACCTTGTGAAAAAGGAGGGAAAGCACTGGAACCAGATGCTATTCACGAGCTACATCATAGAGTAAAAGGTTGGGATGTTGTAGATCATAAAGAAATAAAGAAAACCTTAAGCTTTATTGATTTTAAACATGCTATTAGTTTTGTGCAGGAAGTTGCTGATCTCGCTGAATATGAAGGACACCATCCTGATTTAAATATTTTTGGTTGGAATAAACTTACTATTACTTTGAGTACTCATTCAGTAAAAGGCCTTACTGAGAATGATTTTATAATGGCTGCAAAAATTGATCAGCTTCTCGCTGAATCTGAGGAAATTGAGCAATAA